In Anaerolineae bacterium, a genomic segment contains:
- a CDS encoding ATP-dependent Clp protease proteolytic subunit, whose translation MDFFSILWLFIIIASIQPILRQRYLEAMRQRVIYSIERKRGSRVITMLHRQETMSFLGFPVTRYIDIEDSEQVLRAIRLTPDDMPIDLILHTPGGLVLAAEQIAHALVRHKGKVTVFVPHYAMSGGTLIALAADEIVMDENAVLGPVDPQLGQAAAASILRVLEMKDVNEIDDQTLIMADLAQKALRQVRNTVQEVLIANGMDSAKAEKIADVLSSGTWTHDYPISCEEARALGLPVSTEMLPEVYTLMDLYPQPTQRRPSVQYIPLPYERREDGGRPRRGGGL comes from the coding sequence GTGGACTTCTTCAGCATTCTCTGGCTCTTCATCATCATCGCTAGTATACAACCCATTTTGCGACAGCGGTACCTGGAGGCGATGCGGCAGCGCGTCATCTACTCCATCGAGCGGAAGCGCGGGTCCCGAGTGATCACCATGCTACATCGGCAGGAGACGATGAGCTTCCTCGGCTTCCCGGTGACCCGTTACATTGACATCGAGGACAGCGAGCAGGTGCTGCGGGCGATCCGTCTAACCCCAGATGACATGCCGATTGACCTGATCCTACACACGCCCGGTGGCCTGGTGCTGGCAGCTGAGCAGATCGCTCACGCGCTGGTGCGGCACAAGGGGAAGGTGACTGTCTTCGTTCCTCACTATGCGATGTCAGGTGGAACGCTCATCGCACTGGCGGCGGACGAGATCGTGATGGACGAAAACGCCGTGTTGGGGCCGGTAGATCCTCAGCTAGGACAGGCGGCCGCCGCCTCCATCTTGCGTGTCTTAGAGATGAAGGATGTCAACGAGATTGATGACCAGACGCTGATTATGGCCGATCTAGCTCAAAAAGCCCTCCGTCAAGTGCGTAACACGGTGCAAGAGGTGCTGATCGCCAACGGCATGGACTCGGCTAAGGCTGAAAAGATCGCCGATGTGCTCAGCAGCGGCACTTGGACCCATGATTACCCCATCTCCTGTGAAGAGGCCCGGGCGCTAGGATTGCCTGTGAGCACGGAGATGCTACCTGAGGTCTACACACTAATGGATCTGTACCCGCAGCCGACGCAGCGCCGTCCATCCGTCCAATATATCCCGCTCCCCTATGAGCGACGGGAAGATGGAGGCCGTCCCCGGCGAGGAGGTGGCTTATGA